AGTTTAGGTCCTTGATCAACTTGTTGGTATCACCCATAGAGATAGCATCAATgattttctgtttgtttttgaGAATAGTTTTGTAGTCATCAATGCAACTTTTAAGGCGATTAGTAACAAATCTTGAGGTGGAACGATTTGATAATCGTTTTGAAGCCTTGTGCAAGGCTTCCTTAACCTTGCCGTAGAATACATCAACCTCCTCTTTAACAATCGATACAGGATCTACAACAGCCTTATCATCTAGGAATGAAATAGTTGTCGTTAAGCATTTGATCGGGTACTCAGTTCCTTCACAGAGTTGTTGAAGCCTAGGATCCACGTCGACAGGCAACATAGAAAATGATTGGTCCTCTTCGGGTTTAGGAAAGCTTAAAAATTGAGCATCGAGCGAAGATGGAGCTAAAGATATCGATGAAGATGCAGTAGATCTAGAGAAAGAGATGAAAATAAGGAAGAGGATTAAATGCTTCATCTCTGTTATCTTCTCTCTTAGCTGAGATGATtgagaaatgaaaaaattatgtcAAGGAACGTGGAATGGTGATACATTTAAACTAGCTTAAGGCATCGATTATGgacaaaaataacatatttatttgaattgtgcTACACAATCTAATTTTACCATACCCATTTtcgttatttaaatttaatttttgttaaagatgtattttcaaaaatttaacaactacaaattaacaaattttgaattaggATGCTGTTACATAACAAAATTCTG
The window above is part of the Gossypium raimondii isolate GPD5lz chromosome 9, ASM2569854v1, whole genome shotgun sequence genome. Proteins encoded here:
- the LOC105797765 gene encoding uncharacterized protein LOC105797765, with amino-acid sequence MKHLILFLIFISFSRSTASSSISLAPSSLDAQFLSFPKPEEDQSFSMLPVDVDPRLQQLCEGTEYPIKCLTTTISFLDDKAVVDPVSIVKEEVDVFYGKVKEALHKASKRLSNRSTSRFVTNRLKSCIDDYKTILKNKQKIIDAISMGDTNKLIKDLNSNVDNIYACEDEFKEANIKSPIIEMDSLLGRMIINSLSIGVDTTPF